The following nucleotide sequence is from Ornithodoros turicata isolate Travis chromosome 2, ASM3712646v1, whole genome shotgun sequence.
TTCACATGGATGGAAGTCCGTTGCCGTAGCATTGCACGTACCGAACACATCGAAGTGCATTACTTGCAACCTCACCACAGAAGCTAATGTCATCATATAGTCGCCTTCATCTTTCTTCAACAATACTTCCACCGTGGCCAGGTTCAGAAAGTACAGTACGGAAGACCTGACCAAATAAGCACAGTCTTCAAGTTGATATGGCCTGCTTCCGAGCTTTGTTATCCTCCCGAACAGGTCGGCCGGTTGGCGGAGGAGAACTCCAAGGGCATAGGAAAGTAACCCGATATTCACGAAGGTATTGTCTCTAACCTTGAGTGCGACAGTGAGGTTCCTGCACTGACGTAACCAATTGATTATAATAGCTGCTTGAAGGGAATCGCCACCATGAACCTTATCCGTGAAATCGTATTGCACTATGTCATTTCGCTTCTTGCTTTCTGCCCTCACAGCTGCGTCCGTGATGGCCAAGCCACTTGTTCTTAAGAAGAAGACAGTACTAATCGTCAAATTTTTGTTCAACAGATGTATCTTCCCCCAAGTCCTCCTGATAGCATTACGTCGTGCGTGGTTGGAAGGGTTTGACACTACGGCGATGATGACGTCTTGTTTACCAAACGGACAGATGTGCGGAGCACCCAAGAGTGGTTTCGGGTTGTAGTAGATAGCAGTATCGTCTTCGACGTCCCTTCCAGCAGGCTTGCGGTAAACGATGGATCGGTTAACAGGCGGCGGGAAGCAGTTGAAACAGACCACCAGGTCCTGTGGAAGTAGAGTTCCAGTGTCGTAGTCTACTGCAGGTGCTGTGGAAGTTGCAGATACGCTGTAAGGTACCGATGTAACGAATATGAAGGGCTGGTAGAGGAGAAGACAGTACACGAACAATAGTGCGGTCGTGACGATGACAGCTCGCTTTATGGCAGGTGGATGTAATACGTGCAGTAATACGGTGTATGGTCCTCTACGTCCCCGCCGTACCTTGCGCCGGGCCATGCTCATTCATACACAAACTATAGTGGACTGCTCAACCTCTGTAATGGTGCTTTTTCAGACTTGATGGTGTCGCAGGAGGGAAGAACAGCCAATGTAACAGCTATTAAGCGGATCGTCATATCATTCTGCTTATATCGGAATAGAACGCCTTCGTCACGTGAgacacttcttcttcttcagccagggGGGACACTTCTTTTTCCTCTTGTTCCCCATGTTGTGGTCGTTTTTGCTACTATCTGAAATGCCATTTCTATTTCCCATGTCATAtgacaaaaacagaaaagaaagtggAGAGATCTGTCGAATAGTTGTAGAAAATATTGTGTTAACATTTTGAGGGTGTTCGAGGTTTATCTAAAAGATGATGAGACTGGACGGCATCGCTCAAAACCTGGCAACGCTGTACCCACTTGTTCAGTACCAGCCAGGACGTACATTCGTATTTTATGTTCAGTGCGAATATGAAAACTCGAAACCGCCAACCGAGTCAAAACCAACTCGAACCAACTCCGGAAACCGCCGCGcaacaggaagtacgtcacTGAAAATCTCAAGCACCTGGACGCTTGTCGCTGCTTCCATGCATCGAAATGAAACGGGTGCGCGAAAAGCGTACCCGAGTCTCACACTTCCCGGTGCGCGAGTGGCGCTTGTGTCGCGTTAAGTGAGTGGTGTCTGAAACACTCGCGCCTCGGGGCGCCTACTTAATGCCCCCAATGAACATACCGaaaccagcggcatgaccgagtgggttaaggcgtctcgctcgttgaTGTTGTGCtgactgggaggcggtgggttcgaatcctaccaccggctgtgctgtctgaggttttccctgggttttccgaagattttccagCCGAATGTCCGCTCAAATCCCCCTgaaggcggcccaggacgcatactaaccccctgtcccccactccttcatgctgtgctttctccatctgtcctcatctgtacgccgctcatagccacagttgcttcgcggcgctaacacgaaagtaaaaaaaaagaacataccGCTATTGGTACTATTTTGTGTTGTTCTGTTTTTCGGCATACCATGTGTTACTCATCAGGAATTCATGCCTGAACTACAAGCAGTCAAGGACAAGTCTACGGTGTCGTTGTACCTCGAAAGCCTCAGAGGAGGGGTTATAACCGTGTCCGGCCGGCGATTTTGGGATCCTGAATGTTGTATTACGTACGACAACTCCCCCTGTCACCCCTGCTCTGCAACTAGATTTCCTACCAACAATGCGATTCTAGATGTGCGCCTATTGGTTACGTGAGCAATCCATTACAACAGCTAAGAGACGGCCGTTTTCTGCCCCTCACCGATACTGCTTTTCTCTGGGTAGCCGTCTATTACTTGTTAAggcggaatcacttcttcagaaatctctgggcgattttcgttcgcacaagacacaTGAACGCTCTAAACGATCATCATAACGTTGGTACTGCGTGTTCTCCtagcttttctctagtcaatgacgtatttttagaagacaaggttgagccgttgatttttaataaattaaaatTTGGTGCatctcgaacatgtgctgccatctcgataaAGTGTCGCACACTAAAAATATTTGCGATTTCGGGCTCAATACAATTGAACGGAGAGTCCTGAAATTCTACAAAATATGTAATTGACAAGGGTAAAGcgaggagaacacgccagtacttctgttttgacgatattgtacgccgtttctgagcgctGTGCGAACAAATTTTCTCTATGGTCTTGCGACTGCAACTAATTAGGGTGCTAATTACTTAGGGTGCCGTTTCACTGCAACTAATTACTTAGGGTGCCGTTCATACATATCCCTCTCTCCCCTTCCTGCTGCCCTGCCGTTTCAGTGCCATCGTACCTAACAAATATTTATCTACAATATTACTTTACCCTCTTGATCTGTATCGTACCTTGTTCGCTTACCTTTCTGCTGCTGCCGTAGGTGACTACGGTTCTGAGAGTTTACTTCTTCCGCGGTATAGGATTTGCCTAATTAGAGAACCTTGTGTGCCTGTACCCAGGGAAGTACTCTTCTTAAAGGCCAGATAATTGATGGTTCGCTTTGTTTCGGTTTTTTCCTTCGCAATGTCAGCAAACAATATCTTTTACAATTATAAATAGAAAGTACCTTCAATTCTATTGCGATATGCCTTTATTCCGAAATTCGATCAAATGAAATTAGTTTAGCAGGTTCGTTTACCAGAGGGAGCAAGAACGCTTCCTTCTCATCCGATCAGGCGATTCGCAACCGAACACGTCAGCGAATGCGTCAAAGTGCGACAATGGTACATTCACTCTCAACTTTGCTGGGACAGCTGTTTTGTATCGTAGCCGATTCTTGACGTGTAACGGGCCACGAGCTGGCTCGCACAACGTTGTACCATAATTGATGAAAAAGAACTTCTGAAGTGCGGTACCAGATGGCCGCCCAGTTTTAGTCGCCCTAGTACCCTGCCTTTGTGCAAACTTGAGAAATACATTGTACAGCGGACGAAGTACAGCACCATCGGCTACGTTTTCATCCAAAAACAATGAAGTATCGAACCCGCCCAGCAACTTCGCATGTCGCTTGGTTTCTTCCGTAAAACTGTTTTGGATGCACCATGCACGACCCATGAAGTTTACTTTTGACGCATTGGACCACCATGTGCGAAGAGCACCGTCGAAGCCAATCGAGCTACCCCTGAGGTCAATCGCAGAAAACATGCCACGGATTACTGGAGATATCAGGAACGGTATGGAATTAGCTTCGAAGCGTTGAGAAATGCTGCTTGCGAACGCCACGGTAGCTGGTGAAAGCTTTATGATGTTCCGCTGAGGGTCGTAGGAGAACCCTGGTCGAAAAGCGGATTCTGTGTGTGTCGTTGGTTCGTTGAAATAATTGAGGTCAAGTGCGGTCCAGTACTGCGAACGCATAAATCGTAGTAGCCTGTAGTACGTCCAAAGAAAATTCTGTTGGTCTAGAGCAATAGGTGACGATGAAGAGCCTGGCAATGACAATTCGTCGTTCTCGGGAATCAACTGAATGCTCATGTGGTCCATTTTGAGAGCAGCAGTGTGTGACTCGTTTAAGGAAAGCCAGCTTGCTGAAGACGCAGTCTGTTTCATCTCGGAACGTACAATCTCTTTTATTATCTTGATATCTTCTGCTAATCCAGCCTCGCCCGTGACAAGGGAGAGTCTCTTGGACAACACCGTCGACCAAACTAGGGAACGTGCTCCAAAGGGATACATTCCTTCCAGCATACTCATACAGGCTTGGAGTCGCTCCGAAACACTCTTTGCTAGTGGATGATGGTGACTGATGGGAATGACAAATCCTGCCTTATTATGTGGTAGCAGAGGGGAGATGTAGATGACCAGACGGTACCCTATATAGTTGACTAGGACACGCCGCTGTGTGCGGTTCAAGATACCAGAAAGGTGGTCAATGTATTTCGGGTCGAGCAGCACGACCTCGCGTGATGTGAGACGCGATGCTTCTTGAATAAAATAGGATAGGTAAGCTGTCCAATCCCAACCGCGCATTGGTCTAAGCATAGTGAGAGGCTTGATGTCCTGAAGGGTAGCTACGCTCCGAGCCGAGTGATCCGCGGCGTCTGACATCATCTGTTCCAGTCGAGCAATCTCAAGCGCCAGTGTGCGTGTCAGCGGGCTTGGCCTTTTTAACAGTGACAACACTTTGTACACAAACTCGACATACGTACCCAGCAGTTCACTGGGATATAATGTTTCGAACCGACGTATGAACATAGGAGGAGAGTCTATGTGCAACTGCAACTCCCGGTGGAATCGTTGTTGCCGCAACATTACCTTCACGAACGTTGATAGTCCTAAGAGCTTATCGGTGACCTTAGCGACGTCGTGGGGTTTTGTGTCTGGGATGTCGCTGACGTATGGCCAACCTGGTATGTTGAGATCAGCAAGTATTCCATGGAGAGCTGTCCACTCTGTGTCCTTCTTGCGTCCGTCCATGCAGCCTTGAGCCAGAAAAGCTGCCTGGTTAACGAAGGAAGTCAGTGTTCTATTGAACGGATACTTTCTCAGGTAATTCCAAACGTCATTCATAACAGCAGCGGAAGCCCGAATTAAATAGGAAGACTGGTTCACGCTGCCGTTAAACCAATTCGCAGAGCACACATGTCCGTAGAAGTCATCGCAAGGGTTTACAGAGTTGTTGAGCTTGCCTGATAAGTACTCTTCATTCCATTCGCAACCAGATGACGTACATACCACGGGCTGCTGCGCCACGCCTGTCGCCAAAGAGCTGTCCATGGCAGGCAGTTCAGATCGTTTCCCTGGGTCCGTGTACTGAACATGAAACTCTTCACCGACGaattgaatataaaaggcagCTGCCCCCACCAGCAGAATAATTATACCGAGAATAAACGATATGCAGAGAATAAGAGAACAGTAATTCCAGCTGACCTTGCAGAACCTCTTAGTGTTCGGCGCCATGCTTTCATGAGTGGTATCGTTCCCGCGTGGAGCTATTGGACCAGAGATGTATTTCAAGAGTAGTGTCCCTAGTGATCCATCATCTACAGGGGATGTAGTTGGTGCAACTATAACGAAGGTCGGGTTTAGCGTTGGTGTCCCACTGCGCTTGCAAGATGCCTTCTGCAAGTTTCGACATTGTTTCGGCTGAGGGAGCGGAATGTGTTGGTGAGCGAGACTTGGCCGAGCGTTAGAAGGGATGAAAGATCGGAACACTTGGTCGTATGGAGTTGGATATGCCAAGGCATGACGACGTCTCCGACGTGGAGACGCAGCGCGGCGATGCTCGTATTTCGAGAAGGAAGATGCGCTGGTGTCTGTGAGATTAGCTGTTGACGATGTCCTGGACATGATGAATGACGCAGATGGAAGGAATGAAATGTTACCTGAACGTGCCCATGAACACTAATATCCAGCGCGTGTTGCGCCGTTGTCCGCTTCCTCTTGATTCATCTTCTTTCATCTCAACAGCAACAGACGTCGTGCAGTTCACGGTGCCGCGCAAAAGGAAAAACTGGTTTATATGGTAAGGATACGTCATATGAACTCTGTGCCGCTGTGCCGCTGTACTGTGAATGAACGTCATATGAACTGTTCACGCTTTACAACACACTGCTGTGGAGTTTGGCATAGTAGTGTGGCTGCTCCAGGTCTCACAAGGGTGCGTTCGGAAATAGGACTCGACCGACCCGAGAGTCGAAAGAGTCAACTCTAGGTTTGCAAAAATGCCGAGGTACGACtctcgtgacgtcacgaccCCCGTTCTAAAATTGAAGAGTTTATAGCTGGAGTTGCTCGAGACCGATTCTCAGCGACTCTCCCCTTGATGAGGGTCGTTGGAGTCGGTGACGTCATACGTCGTCTGCTTCACACCACCGcgcgaaagcagacgacagctttgAGCGCTTGAGCTGAAACGGTATCACTTTTTCGTGATGGAAAATCAAGTATACATGTGCGCGTACTGCGACGTGATGTTTCCTTCGATGACAGATGCGACACTACACGTTACGGAGATACATAAGAACTTAACCCAGTCAACACAACACCGCAAACTTAACGGAGAAAATGCGCTTGCAATCCACAAAATTAACGTTTAAatggactgtaaagtgaaaatTAACCCCCCATATTTTTGCGCACTATCCTGCACAACATCATGTTTGAtgacacacagaaagcattacctcTCGTTTCGGCATactttttacgtataaatattttgaagattgccggaacatggacggtgctgccaaccaACGGCGAAAAAGAGTAACTTGCGTTTTCGGGTCCAGGGCGTCCAAGGATTGGTCAACCcgtaccacgtgagagttaattttgtagagaacaaagttgacgcacattatcgtTACAGCTAAGCGTCGTTttaaaaatgacgttcacttccatagtttctactttaataaagcattcagctactttgccgctacgagctacgatccgccgcgccgtCTGCAAatccgtctgtgttatcgcgtttattgtctaCGCCGTGGGCgtcatgttggtcgcgcgaagcggAAAGTGAAAGTCAGTGACTTGTCTGtcgctgctgtgtcacgtattgGAAAGACCTAGATATGCCTGGTGTACGTTCTGGTGTCCGGGGATGCAAAAGTCGTTTATCTTCGATGACGGgagttttctaccacaagattccagaGAACAGTGCTctaaaacgaatgtggttcgaagaactcggctattagatacagcagtcgtgtcgtgtgtgctgagctcctTTTGCTGCCGATGCCTACGAAGATGCCGCAGCTGGCGAATTGCGAAAACGTTCGatgcaaactgccgttcagtcaCTAGTTATtctgcttcaccgaggtgacgagctCATCACAACGTCTCAGGTACGTACAGGTGTCATATTGCCGGCGACCGAACAATATTGGATGTGAATGGGCAATATAATCTACATATAGCCGTCGGCCAAGGAATATTGGCTGAAAACTGGCAATATTCTTTACATATAGCTGTCGGCAGAACCAATATTCCATGAAAGTTCGAAATACggtctacatatagccgtcGACAAAATAATATTGGACGCAACTGGGCATTGCGGTCTACATATAGCCGTAGAGCAAATAATATTGAtgcaactgggcaatatggtctacatatagccgtcGACCAACGACTATTGGCTGAAAACTGCTAATATTGTTATCCGTCGACCAAATAATATTGGATGCTACTGGGCAATATGGTATGCATATAGCCGTAGAAGACATAATATTGAATGAAAGTACGCAACATGGTCCACATTAGCCTTCGACAAAATAATGCATACAATAGGAtgcaactgggcaatatggcCTACATATAGCCGTCGACCAATGAATATTGGCTGAAAACCGCCAATATTTTTTACGTATTATCCATCGACCAGATAATATGGGAtgcaactgggcaatatggtctACACATAGCCGTAGAACAAATAATATCCCAGGCACACAATTTTGGGTCTATATCGGCTGAGCATTGGCGATGCGGGtacaatatgggacccgttttgccATGCCATTTTCTCCATATTGGCTCAgacctggcaatatgggcccatattgccaagtttgggTCAATATGGCGAAAATGCCGGCAATATGAGTCCCATATTGCCCAGGTGcaccccatattggctgaaaatgcgGAA
It contains:
- the LOC135384043 gene encoding lactosylceramide 1,3-N-acetyl-beta-D-glucosaminyltransferase-like, whose protein sequence is MSMARRKVRRGRRGPYTVLLHVLHPPAIKRAVIVTTALLFVYCLLLYQPFIFVTSVPYSVSATSTAPAVDYDTGTLLPQDLVVCFNCFPPPVNRSIVYRKPAGRDVEDDTAIYYNPKPLLGAPHICPFGKQDVIIAVVSNPSNHARRNAIRRTWGKIHLLNKNLTISTVFFLRTSGLAITDAAVRAESKKRNDIVQYDFTDKVHGGDSLQAAIIINWLRQCRNLTVALKVRDNTFVNIGLLSYALGVLLRQPADLFGRITKLGSRPYQLEDCAYLVRSSVLYFLNLATVEVLLKKDEGDYMMTLASVVRLQVMHFDVFGTCNATATDFHPCEMRSLLTVHPVGVGRMSVLHRDAMLGFRCGYE
- the LOC135385030 gene encoding neprilysin-1-like translates to MAPNTKRFCKVSWNYCSLILCISFILGIIILLVGAAAFYIQFVGEEFHVQYTDPGKRSELPAMDSSLATGVAQQPVVCTSSGCEWNEEYLSGKLNNSVNPCDDFYGHVCSANWFNGSVNQSSYLIRASAAVMNDVWNYLRKYPFNRTLTSFVNQAAFLAQGCMDGRKKDTEWTALHGILADLNIPGWPYVSDIPDTKPHDVAKVTDKLLGLSTFVKVMLRQQRFHRELQLHIDSPPMFIRRFETLYPSELLGTYVEFVYKVLSLLKRPSPLTRTLALEIARLEQMMSDAADHSARSVATLQDIKPLTMLRPMRGWDWTAYLSYFIQEASRLTSREVVLLDPKYIDHLSGILNRTQRRVLVNYIGYRLVIYISPLLPHNKAGFVIPISHHHPLAKSVSERLQACMSMLEGMYPFGARSLVWSTVLSKRLSLVTGEAGLAEDIKIIKEIVRSEMKQTASSASWLSLNESHTAALKMDHMSIQLIPENDELSLPGSSSSPIALDQQNFLWTYYRLLRFMRSQYWTALDLNYFNEPTTHTESAFRPGFSYDPQRNIIKLSPATVAFASSISQRFEANSIPFLISPVIRGMFSAIDLRGSSIGFDGALRTWWSNASKVNFMGRAWCIQNSFTEETKRHAKLLGGFDTSLFLDENVADGAVLRPLYNVFLKFAQRQGTRATKTGRPSGTALQKFFFINYGTTLCEPARGPLHVKNRLRYKTAVPAKLRVNVPLSHFDAFADVFGCESPDRMRRKRSCSLW